The proteins below come from a single Eubacterium limosum genomic window:
- a CDS encoding cupin domain-containing protein gives MKERFKNIDLRTVHALADLVDYAKGRVESRTLAQNDALSITAFSFPKGEGLSTHVAGGDALLYVMDGKAGITIGDDPQKAVSTGEMIIMPKGIPHSVDALEAFKMFLVVVQ, from the coding sequence ATGAAGGAACGTTTTAAAAATATAGATTTAAGAACAGTGCATGCCCTGGCAGATTTGGTTGATTATGCCAAGGGAAGAGTGGAAAGTAGAACTCTTGCCCAGAATGATGCTTTGAGTATTACAGCTTTTTCATTTCCCAAGGGCGAGGGATTGAGTACCCATGTGGCGGGCGGTGACGCGTTGCTCTATGTCATGGACGGAAAAGCAGGAATCACCATTGGTGACGATCCGCAGAAGGCTGTCAGCACAGGCGAAATGATTATTATGCCAAAAGGCATTCCCCACAGTGTGGACGCCCTTGAAGCATTTAAAATGTTTTTAGTGGTCGTTCAGTAA
- a CDS encoding GNAT family N-acetyltransferase, with the protein MNHLTIMQAEKEDAGALLKYRDAIGAESDNLTFGREGSGMTLDAQKAFIQRAKESGGSVMYVGKINGEIVALGSITAYDKPRIFHRGELGLTVRQSYWNQGIATKMMQALMAFAKESVSCEIVELEVRSDNKAAIHLYEKFGFRTIGVYEKFFKIGDQYAPANLMNCYL; encoded by the coding sequence ATGAATCATCTAACCATTATGCAGGCTGAAAAGGAGGACGCAGGGGCACTCTTAAAATACCGCGACGCAATCGGTGCGGAGAGTGACAATCTAACCTTTGGAAGAGAAGGCTCCGGCATGACGCTGGACGCCCAGAAGGCTTTTATACAAAGAGCGAAAGAATCTGGGGGATCGGTCATGTATGTGGGAAAAATCAATGGCGAAATCGTAGCTCTGGGCTCAATCACAGCCTATGATAAGCCGCGTATCTTCCATCGGGGAGAGCTGGGCCTGACCGTACGGCAGTCTTACTGGAATCAGGGGATCGCCACAAAAATGATGCAGGCTCTGATGGCGTTTGCAAAGGAAAGTGTAAGCTGTGAGATCGTCGAGCTGGAGGTTCGTTCTGATAATAAGGCCGCTATCCACCTTTATGAGAAGTTTGGTTTTAGAACCATCGGTGTTTATGAAAAATTCTTTAAAATCGGAGATCAGTACGCCCCGGCCAATTTGATGAACTGCTATCTATAA
- a CDS encoding KTSC domain-containing protein — MSMHFVTSTLVDSIGYHNGNLYIQFKNGNLYEYFNVPFRHYQGILAAESVGKYYGRYVRGQYPRKKIAYNL, encoded by the coding sequence ATGTCAATGCATTTTGTCACCTCTACTCTGGTCGATTCCATCGGCTACCACAACGGAAATTTATATATTCAGTTTAAAAACGGGAATTTATACGAATATTTTAATGTCCCATTTCGCCACTACCAGGGCATACTGGCTGCGGAATCTGTGGGCAAGTATTATGGCAGGTACGTCCGCGGGCAGTACCCGCGCAAAAAAATCGCCTATAACTTATAG
- a CDS encoding IS3 family transposase: MKDEDKDNEIRKQISDIFHENKGRYGYRRITMEMHNRGYVINHKTVLRLMNEEKIKCMVRIKKYRSYKGEVGKVAPNLLERDFSTSAPNEKWVTDVTKFSLFGRKLYLSPILHSDQGWQYQHKQYQKLLKDHSIKQSMSRKSNCLDNAVIENFFGLVKSELLYMKEFDSMDQFKAELIEYLDYYNNRRIKPKLKGLPPAVHRKQALEVA; the protein is encoded by the coding sequence ATGAAGGACGAGGACAAGGACAACGAGATAAGGAAACAGATCAGTGACATATTCCATGAGAACAAGGGACGATATGGCTATCGAAGGATAACCATGGAAATGCACAACCGTGGTTACGTCATCAATCACAAAACCGTTTTGCGATTGATGAATGAAGAGAAGATAAAATGCATGGTACGCATTAAGAAATATCGCTCCTACAAGGGCGAAGTCGGGAAGGTAGCACCGAACCTGCTTGAGAGAGATTTCAGCACCTCGGCGCCGAACGAGAAGTGGGTAACGGACGTCACGAAGTTCTCTCTCTTCGGACGGAAACTCTATCTCTCACCGATCCTCCACTCCGATCAGGGCTGGCAGTACCAACACAAGCAGTATCAGAAGTTGCTTAAAGATCATAGTATCAAGCAGAGCATGAGCAGAAAGAGCAACTGTCTTGACAATGCTGTGATAGAGAACTTCTTTGGACTAGTGAAGAGCGAGCTCCTATACATGAAAGAGTTTGACTCTATGGATCAGTTCAAAGCCGAGCTGATCGAGTACCTTGACTACTACAATAACCGTCGTATCAAACCCAAGCTAAAGGGCTTACCTCCTGCTGTTCACAGGAAGCAAGCCCTCGAAGTTGCTTGA
- a CDS encoding YjzC family protein, translated as MMSELVNPGTDNQTPGTYKEVGPRGGEIKNGRVVTIAKGDRLPPTQEAGHKWKKQ; from the coding sequence ATGATGTCAGAACTCGTAAACCCTGGTACAGACAACCAGACACCGGGTACCTATAAGGAAGTAGGCCCACGCGGCGGCGAAATTAAAAACGGCCGCGTTGTCACAATCGCCAAGGGCGACCGGCTTCCCCCTACTCAGGAAGCCGGCCATAAATGGAAAAAGCAATAA
- a CDS encoding CaiB/BaiF CoA transferase family protein codes for MADKRKEGALEGLKILDFSTLLPGPFATTMLADLGAEVLKISGPGKPDIVLDYPPFVEGTTVSANQAWLGRNKKTMLLNLKKPEAIGIVKRLIMEYDIVMEQFRPGVMEKLGLGYETLAEINPRLIYCSLTGYGQTGPLSHRAGHDINYLARSGNMAQAGRTETGPVLTNMQVADVAVGSMNSVIGILSAVQYRNRTGKGQRVDIAMLDGLIPFNGMDGTAFLADGKVPKREGERLNGGCMYDFYETKDGQYLSVGALEPKFWAEFCRCIGREDLIEGSVWPEDVKTVKEVIRGILKEKTRDEWMAVFDSHDVCVEPVLSVQEALAEDAHIRAREMVVEVELPLSDGKKIPQYGTAVKLSESPAQYRFGGYPVGYHTKEVLKALGCSDDEIESLMSI; via the coding sequence ATGGCAGATAAAAGAAAAGAAGGAGCTCTGGAGGGCCTGAAAATACTGGATTTCTCAACACTTTTACCAGGCCCCTTTGCCACAACCATGCTGGCAGATTTAGGGGCAGAGGTGTTGAAAATAAGCGGACCAGGCAAGCCAGATATTGTTTTAGACTATCCGCCCTTTGTTGAGGGGACCACGGTATCGGCGAACCAGGCCTGGCTTGGGCGAAATAAAAAGACCATGCTGCTGAACTTGAAAAAGCCGGAAGCCATCGGTATCGTTAAAAGGCTGATCATGGAATATGATATTGTTATGGAACAGTTCAGGCCTGGGGTTATGGAGAAGCTTGGGCTGGGCTATGAAACCCTTGCCGAGATCAACCCGCGCCTGATCTACTGTTCCTTAACCGGCTATGGACAGACTGGGCCTCTGAGTCATAGGGCAGGACATGATATTAATTACCTGGCAAGAAGCGGCAACATGGCCCAGGCTGGCCGTACAGAAACAGGACCGGTTCTGACCAATATGCAGGTTGCCGATGTGGCGGTGGGCTCAATGAATTCAGTCATTGGGATTCTGTCAGCGGTCCAGTACCGGAATCGGACAGGGAAGGGACAGCGTGTGGATATTGCCATGCTGGACGGTCTTATTCCTTTTAACGGTATGGACGGCACAGCTTTTCTGGCGGATGGAAAAGTTCCGAAGCGCGAGGGTGAACGCCTGAATGGCGGCTGTATGTATGATTTTTATGAGACAAAAGATGGGCAGTACCTGAGCGTTGGCGCCCTTGAACCAAAATTCTGGGCAGAATTTTGCCGTTGTATCGGGCGTGAGGATTTGATCGAGGGATCAGTATGGCCTGAGGACGTAAAGACAGTCAAGGAGGTCATAAGAGGGATTCTCAAGGAAAAAACAAGGGATGAGTGGATGGCTGTTTTTGACAGCCACGATGTGTGTGTGGAGCCAGTGCTGTCAGTGCAGGAGGCTCTGGCAGAGGATGCGCATATTCGCGCGCGTGAAATGGTGGTAGAGGTAGAGCTGCCGCTGTCGGATGGGAAGAAGATCCCCCAGTACGGCACTGCGGTCAAGCTGTCCGAAAGCCCTGCCCAATACCGGTTCGGCGGTTATCCGGTCGGTTATCACACCAAAGAGGTGCTGAAAGCACTGGGCTGCTCAGACGACGAAATCGAAAGCTTAATGTCAATATAA
- a CDS encoding alpha-amylase, giving the protein MNNGTMMQYFEWYLPADKLLWKRCAAQAGNLKKAGITAVWLPPAYKGADGIYDVGYAVYDTYDLGEFDQKGDIATKYGTREEYLMAIDAFHNEGIQVLADIVLNHRIGADECEETEAIQNRETDRNEQIGEKSVITAWTRFTFPGRNGKYSDFTWNWRYFDGTDWDNKSNRGGIYRFHDKGWDSEVDPENGNYDYLMGADVDMTNREVVEELKQWGKWYLETANMDGFRLDAVKHIRFEFFDEWLSYLRETTGKELFSVGEYWSAEVETLEHYFKVCNWSMSLFDVPLHFKFHQASCEGQAFDMGSLLENTLVAAFPDKAVTFVDNHDTQPGQSLESWVQEWFKPQAYAVILLRESGYPCIFYGDYYAMPHDNLPAVIGLEMLLRVRSLYAYGQQHDYFDDANIVGWTREGDVEHPDSGIGVLLSNGPEGEKRMYIGAACAGQSFRDCTRHFSEPVVIDTEGYGIFKVSLAALSVWVNERAYGVLMINLP; this is encoded by the coding sequence ATGAATAACGGAACAATGATGCAGTATTTTGAATGGTACCTTCCGGCAGATAAGCTGTTGTGGAAGCGGTGCGCCGCTCAGGCGGGAAATCTGAAAAAAGCTGGAATTACCGCTGTGTGGCTCCCTCCCGCTTATAAGGGCGCGGATGGTATTTACGATGTGGGTTACGCGGTTTATGATACATATGACCTGGGAGAATTTGACCAGAAAGGCGACATTGCCACCAAATACGGCACCCGTGAAGAATATTTAATGGCCATTGACGCTTTTCACAATGAGGGAATTCAGGTTTTAGCCGATATTGTGTTAAACCACCGGATCGGAGCGGATGAATGTGAGGAAACGGAAGCAATCCAGAACAGGGAAACGGACCGCAATGAGCAAATCGGCGAAAAGAGTGTCATTACAGCCTGGACAAGGTTTACCTTTCCGGGAAGAAACGGAAAATATTCGGATTTTACCTGGAATTGGCGTTATTTTGACGGGACAGACTGGGATAATAAAAGCAACAGAGGCGGTATTTACAGGTTTCATGACAAGGGATGGGACAGCGAAGTGGACCCGGAAAATGGTAATTATGATTACCTGATGGGCGCAGATGTTGATATGACCAATCGGGAGGTGGTCGAGGAGCTTAAGCAGTGGGGAAAATGGTACCTCGAAACTGCCAATATGGACGGTTTCCGCCTGGATGCGGTTAAGCATATCCGTTTCGAGTTTTTTGATGAATGGCTCTCCTATCTCAGAGAGACAACGGGTAAAGAGCTTTTTTCAGTGGGCGAATACTGGAGTGCGGAGGTCGAAACGCTGGAGCATTACTTTAAAGTCTGTAACTGGAGTATGTCACTCTTTGATGTGCCGCTGCATTTTAAGTTTCATCAGGCCTCCTGTGAGGGGCAGGCCTTTGATATGGGCAGCCTGCTGGAAAACACGCTGGTTGCCGCCTTTCCGGATAAGGCCGTAACCTTTGTGGATAACCATGACACACAGCCAGGACAATCCCTGGAATCCTGGGTGCAGGAATGGTTCAAGCCCCAGGCCTACGCGGTGATCCTGCTGAGGGAAAGCGGCTATCCCTGTATTTTTTACGGGGATTATTATGCCATGCCCCACGACAATCTGCCAGCAGTCATTGGACTGGAAATGCTTTTGAGGGTCCGGAGCCTTTACGCCTACGGACAGCAGCATGATTATTTTGACGATGCGAATATTGTGGGATGGACCAGAGAAGGGGACGTTGAGCATCCGGATTCCGGCATTGGTGTTTTACTGTCCAACGGCCCGGAGGGGGAAAAACGGATGTATATTGGAGCAGCCTGCGCGGGCCAGTCTTTCAGGGACTGTACCCGTCACTTTTCAGAGCCGGTTGTCATAGATACAGAGGGCTATGGTATTTTTAAGGTTTCGCTGGCCGCCCTGTCCGTTTGGGTCAACGAGCGAGCTTACGGTGTGCTAATGATTAATCTCCCATAA
- a CDS encoding CorA family divalent cation transporter, with protein MLYLMEKSGIYPIEDETALEPDKKYIGVYTYEAAGALGDKFGLHSGLLKRTLSNDSIRFESYDRLDMLCIAVVDLAVMKLDVPTMHLFIRENAFFIVCEDRKFVSRILKRISAYDKLEVSFGRLLFHLFDKLLEDDNSYLDKFEEKVMALEKKIIDDKRNKNYVNNIIGYRKKLVLLKRYYEQVSVVFKYIDLNENKLFDHQSLKLLRILSGKVDRLYNNVLSLIEYVAQIREAYQAEVDINLNTTMKLFTVITTIFFPLSLIAGWYGMNFNMPEYQSLYGYPMVIILSAGVIVASVIYFKRNHWF; from the coding sequence ATGTTATATTTGATGGAAAAATCAGGGATTTACCCTATCGAAGATGAAACAGCGCTGGAACCCGATAAGAAATATATTGGTGTCTACACCTACGAGGCGGCCGGCGCGCTGGGGGATAAATTTGGACTTCACTCCGGGCTTCTAAAGCGGACACTGTCCAATGACTCGATCCGCTTTGAAAGCTATGACCGGCTGGATATGCTCTGTATTGCTGTGGTCGATCTGGCGGTAATGAAGCTGGATGTCCCGACAATGCATTTGTTTATCCGGGAAAATGCTTTTTTTATAGTCTGTGAGGATAGGAAATTTGTCAGCAGAATTCTTAAGCGGATTTCAGCGTACGATAAGCTCGAGGTGAGCTTTGGCCGTTTGCTGTTTCATCTTTTCGATAAACTTCTGGAGGATGACAACAGCTATCTGGATAAATTTGAAGAGAAAGTTATGGCTCTTGAGAAAAAGATCATTGATGACAAGAGAAATAAAAACTATGTGAACAATATTATCGGCTACAGAAAGAAGCTGGTACTGCTGAAAAGGTATTATGAGCAGGTCAGTGTTGTTTTTAAATATATTGATTTGAATGAAAACAAGCTTTTTGATCACCAGTCTTTAAAGCTGCTGCGGATTTTGTCGGGGAAGGTGGACCGCCTTTATAACAATGTGCTCTCACTTATTGAATATGTGGCACAGATACGTGAGGCTTATCAGGCCGAGGTGGACATAAACCTCAATACGACCATGAAATTGTTTACTGTTATCACTACCATCTTTTTTCCGCTCAGTCTGATTGCCGGCTGGTATGGTATGAATTTTAATATGCCAGAGTATCAAAGCCTCTACGGTTATCCCATGGTTATTATCCTGAGCGCCGGAGTGATCGTTGCCTCGGTTATCTATTTTAAGCGGAACCACTGGTTTTAA
- the mscL gene encoding large conductance mechanosensitive channel protein MscL, with product MKNLLKEFKEFALRGNVMELAVAVIMGAAFQGIISSLTGDIISPVLGLFGGVDFSNLAINIGDASIRYGAFITAVINFIIMAFVIFLMVKGMNKLAGLRKTKDSEEEEEKTKTCPYCYTEIPQKAVRCPHCTTVLVKRKKQASAEIQSED from the coding sequence ATGAAAAATTTACTAAAAGAATTTAAAGAGTTTGCGCTCAGAGGCAATGTGATGGAACTGGCTGTCGCGGTGATTATGGGCGCGGCCTTTCAGGGAATTATCAGTTCATTAACCGGGGATATTATTTCACCGGTTCTCGGCCTTTTTGGTGGTGTTGATTTCAGCAATCTCGCAATCAATATCGGGGATGCCAGTATCCGCTACGGCGCTTTTATAACAGCAGTTATCAATTTCATTATCATGGCTTTTGTTATTTTTCTGATGGTCAAGGGCATGAATAAGCTGGCGGGTCTCAGAAAAACAAAGGACAGTGAGGAAGAGGAAGAAAAAACAAAAACCTGTCCTTACTGCTATACCGAAATACCCCAAAAGGCAGTACGCTGCCCGCACTGCACCACTGTTTTGGTTAAACGAAAAAAACAAGCGTCAGCAGAAATCCAAAGTGAAGATTAA
- a CDS encoding DsrE family protein, protein MKILFHVDDTDRLGMAATNAANAVKYVQDNELTLEAEIVVNGEAVTGLVRRCIEEPLYKSMKKLTDGKVRIAACQNALKAHQLSKEELCDFVTVVPAGVIELAKKQEEGYAYIKP, encoded by the coding sequence ATGAAAATACTGTTTCATGTGGATGATACAGACCGGTTGGGTATGGCGGCCACCAATGCTGCCAATGCCGTTAAGTATGTTCAGGATAACGAGCTTACGCTGGAGGCTGAGATTGTGGTGAATGGCGAAGCTGTTACCGGGCTGGTCCGCCGCTGTATTGAAGAGCCCTTATACAAAAGTATGAAAAAGCTGACAGACGGGAAGGTGCGTATTGCAGCTTGTCAAAACGCATTGAAGGCCCATCAGCTTTCAAAAGAGGAGCTGTGTGATTTTGTCACTGTTGTTCCCGCAGGGGTTATTGAGCTGGCAAAAAAACAGGAAGAGGGCTATGCTTATATTAAGCCTTGA
- a CDS encoding TetR/AcrR family transcriptional regulator, with product MNINVTSREALVTAAREIARTESLSKISIRRVASVCGISVGAIYNYFPTKSELMLAVIEDFWRSAFHGVGDDLFKEKNFCLFIKGVYERLYRNVQEVYESWLEEITRLDLGQGGKEQEARYFEHIKKGLLKVLENDTAIRQDIWNDQFTKTGLIDFVFDNLLLLMGKREKECGFLTQMLEQVLYCK from the coding sequence ATGAATATAAACGTAACGTCCAGGGAAGCGCTGGTGACAGCTGCCCGGGAAATCGCGCGGACAGAAAGTCTCTCTAAAATCAGTATCCGGCGAGTGGCCTCTGTATGCGGTATCTCAGTCGGGGCTATATACAATTATTTTCCAACCAAAAGTGAGCTGATGCTTGCTGTTATTGAAGACTTTTGGCGATCGGCCTTTCATGGCGTGGGGGATGATTTATTTAAAGAAAAGAATTTTTGCCTTTTTATAAAAGGTGTCTATGAGCGTCTATACCGCAATGTACAGGAAGTCTATGAGAGCTGGCTGGAAGAAATTACCAGACTGGATCTGGGCCAGGGCGGTAAGGAGCAGGAAGCCCGTTATTTTGAGCATATTAAAAAAGGGTTGCTGAAGGTTCTGGAAAACGACACTGCCATAAGACAGGACATCTGGAATGACCAGTTCACAAAAACTGGCCTGATTGATTTTGTTTTTGACAATTTACTGCTGCTCATGGGAAAAAGAGAAAAGGAATGCGGCTTTTTAACCCAGATGCTGGAGCAGGTGCTCTATTGCAAATAA
- the mscL gene encoding large conductance mechanosensitive channel protein MscL: protein MFDDFKKFAFKGNILSLAIGVVIGNSFNRVVSSVVSDILMPFFGYLTAGIDLKTLRLVLHPATLEGDKIIRPELVISYGDFLQNVVDFFIIALSIYIVTRVIRKLSRKEQNQDQQDAVTEIDLLTDIKNILEKEQNSPPATSADSLRAQKTDLPVQNVRISKNAQKLRLDKKYRIH from the coding sequence GTGTTTGACGATTTTAAAAAATTTGCATTTAAGGGGAATATCCTCAGCCTGGCCATCGGTGTGGTCATCGGGAATTCTTTCAACAGGGTCGTATCTTCGGTGGTCAGCGATATTCTTATGCCTTTTTTTGGCTATCTGACAGCAGGTATAGATCTTAAGACTTTGAGACTGGTGCTGCACCCGGCAACCCTTGAGGGAGATAAAATTATCCGTCCAGAGCTTGTGATCTCCTATGGGGATTTTTTACAGAATGTTGTTGATTTTTTTATCATAGCGCTATCCATTTACATTGTGACAAGAGTTATCCGAAAGCTTAGCCGCAAGGAGCAGAATCAGGATCAGCAGGACGCAGTGACGGAGATTGACCTGTTGACGGATATAAAAAATATATTGGAAAAGGAACAGAATAGCCCACCGGCAACGTCAGCGGACAGTTTAAGGGCTCAAAAAACAGACCTGCCAGTACAAAATGTTCGGATTTCCAAAAATGCGCAGAAGCTGCGGCTTGATAAAAAGTATAGAATCCATTAA
- the sdaAB gene encoding L-serine ammonia-lyase, iron-sulfur-dependent subunit beta has translation MKELTVFDIIGPNMIGPSSSHTAGALRIALLARKMVKGSIRKAEFVLYGSFARTYRGHGTDKALVAGILGFGTEDYRIRDSFEYARKAGLEYRFITNTEKKDIHPNTVAITITDTEGQTTVVVGESIGGGAAVIREINGVEIALSGEYNTILVKQRDKPGVLAHITRCLSDCQINIAFTKLYREKKGEIAYTIIETDEEITGEVIAAIEASENIISATRIEL, from the coding sequence TTGAAAGAATTAACCGTGTTTGACATTATCGGGCCAAATATGATCGGGCCCTCCAGCTCCCATACCGCGGGAGCCTTGAGAATCGCACTGCTGGCCCGAAAAATGGTCAAGGGAAGCATCCGGAAAGCAGAGTTTGTGCTCTATGGCTCCTTTGCCCGGACCTACCGCGGCCACGGCACAGATAAAGCGCTGGTGGCCGGAATTTTGGGCTTTGGCACCGAGGACTACCGCATCCGGGATTCCTTTGAATACGCCAGAAAAGCAGGGCTTGAATACCGTTTTATCACCAATACTGAGAAAAAAGATATCCATCCCAATACTGTGGCCATTACTATCACCGACACAGAGGGACAGACCACCGTTGTCGTCGGAGAGTCCATTGGCGGCGGAGCCGCAGTGATCCGGGAAATCAATGGTGTCGAGATTGCCCTTTCCGGCGAATATAACACCATACTGGTCAAGCAGAGGGACAAACCCGGCGTGCTGGCCCACATCACCCGCTGCCTGAGCGACTGCCAGATCAACATTGCTTTTACAAAGCTTTATCGGGAAAAGAAAGGCGAAATCGCCTACACCATCATCGAAACTGACGAAGAGATCACAGGCGAGGTCATTGCCGCCATCGAAGCATCCGAGAATATTATCAGCGCTACGCGCATCGAGCTGTAG
- the sdaAA gene encoding L-serine ammonia-lyase, iron-sulfur-dependent, subunit alpha — protein MNFTNGSTLLKSCHRHQCPISEAMFRRETTYLENTPEETEVRMHHAWEIMKDAVRTSLEKELTSVGGLIGGEARKLNARRLAGKSISGPLTAKAIAYAMGVLEVNASMGLIVAAPTAGSSGVLPGVLLAVQEEHGFSDAEMEKALFNAGAIGYIISRNATVAGAEGGCQAEVGAASAMAASALTELFGGTPQMCLGAAANALSNLLGLVCDPIAGLVEAPCQKRNAIGASNAIISAEIALSGVENLIPFDEAVSAMLQVGRRLPPELRETALGGMAATPTGCALCKRIYKGQDEEERE, from the coding sequence ATGAATTTTACAAATGGAAGTACCCTGTTAAAAAGCTGCCACCGCCATCAGTGTCCGATTTCCGAGGCCATGTTCAGAAGAGAAACCACCTATCTGGAAAACACACCTGAGGAAACAGAAGTCCGGATGCATCACGCCTGGGAAATCATGAAAGACGCAGTCAGAACCTCCCTCGAAAAAGAGCTGACCTCCGTCGGCGGACTCATCGGCGGCGAAGCGCGCAAGCTCAATGCGCGCCGCCTGGCCGGTAAAAGCATCAGCGGGCCCCTGACCGCCAAAGCCATCGCCTATGCCATGGGCGTGCTTGAAGTCAACGCCTCCATGGGGCTGATCGTCGCGGCCCCCACCGCCGGCTCCTCCGGTGTACTGCCCGGCGTACTCTTGGCCGTTCAGGAGGAACACGGGTTCAGCGATGCCGAGATGGAAAAAGCCTTATTTAACGCCGGGGCCATCGGCTACATTATTTCACGAAACGCGACCGTAGCCGGAGCAGAGGGCGGCTGCCAGGCCGAGGTCGGCGCCGCCAGCGCCATGGCCGCCAGCGCGCTGACCGAGCTCTTCGGCGGCACACCGCAGATGTGCCTGGGCGCAGCCGCCAACGCCCTTTCAAATCTGCTGGGACTGGTCTGTGACCCCATCGCAGGATTAGTAGAAGCGCCCTGCCAGAAGCGTAACGCCATCGGGGCATCCAATGCCATCATCAGCGCAGAGATCGCGCTGAGCGGCGTGGAAAACCTCATTCCCTTTGACGAAGCCGTCAGTGCCATGCTGCAGGTTGGGAGAAGGCTGCCGCCAGAGCTGCGGGAGACAGCCCTTGGAGGCATGGCTGCAACGCCGACCGGCTGCGCACTGTGCAAGCGAATTTATAAAGGACAGGATGAGGAGGAAAGAGAATGA
- a CDS encoding IS1182 family transposase: MDFIIGNNRHQGMLLPDCIEDYVDENNPVRVIDAYVDTLDFENLGFNKWKPNQTGRPMYSPRDLLKLYIYGYMNHVRSSRRLEIETKRNLEVIWLLQKLSPDHKTIARFRQQNPTALKNVFKNFVQLCTQWELYGKELLAIDGSKFKAWNTKDRNFTKNKLKDRIQHIEEKIESYLDALNQNDALENQSTSEISSDISEVIHQLTDRKTLYESFLAELAESDETQISLTDPDSRLMKTKNGLDVCLNIQTAVDSKNKMIVEFTVENQAQDKNLMGPLAQKAADLLEVPAMTVVADNGYDSVSDVAQLYLSGHRPVVAGGDYEFCIPTDAANTEKITDYDSNVARAIYLPERNIFICPLGKVLRPCTYNKNKHVAKYDNTQACRHCPKKCTKMRYYRAERVMKPSEYTKAFDDSDLFLRKVHIFQNKEIVRQRKAIVEHPFGTVKRAMGISYLLLKGKQKVEGEIALAFLAFNLKRAIHIMGIQPLIQAIRA, translated from the coding sequence ATGGATTTCATTATTGGAAATAATCGTCATCAAGGGATGTTACTTCCAGACTGTATCGAGGATTATGTCGATGAAAATAATCCTGTACGTGTCATTGATGCTTATGTTGATACCTTAGATTTCGAAAATCTCGGATTTAATAAGTGGAAACCCAATCAAACAGGCCGCCCGATGTACTCGCCACGTGATCTTCTAAAACTTTATATTTATGGCTATATGAATCACGTGCGTTCTTCCAGGCGTCTGGAAATTGAGACCAAACGAAACCTCGAAGTGATTTGGCTGCTTCAAAAACTTTCCCCGGATCATAAAACCATTGCCCGCTTTCGCCAGCAAAATCCAACGGCACTTAAGAATGTCTTTAAAAACTTTGTACAGCTCTGTACCCAATGGGAGCTTTACGGTAAAGAACTGCTTGCGATTGATGGCAGCAAATTTAAAGCCTGGAATACCAAAGACCGCAACTTCACCAAAAACAAACTAAAGGATCGGATTCAGCATATCGAAGAAAAAATCGAAAGCTATCTTGATGCTTTAAATCAGAATGATGCACTTGAAAATCAAAGCACTTCTGAAATATCCAGCGATATAAGCGAAGTTATTCATCAGCTCACTGACCGCAAAACACTTTATGAATCTTTTTTAGCGGAGCTCGCTGAAAGCGACGAAACCCAAATTTCGCTTACCGATCCCGATAGCCGTCTGATGAAAACTAAAAACGGGCTTGATGTCTGTTTGAATATTCAAACCGCTGTCGACAGTAAAAACAAAATGATTGTTGAATTCACGGTTGAAAATCAAGCTCAGGATAAAAATTTAATGGGTCCTTTAGCTCAAAAAGCGGCAGATTTATTGGAAGTGCCCGCCATGACCGTCGTTGCAGATAACGGCTACGACAGTGTAAGTGATGTGGCTCAACTTTATCTCAGTGGTCATCGTCCTGTTGTTGCTGGAGGGGATTATGAATTTTGTATTCCTACAGATGCGGCAAATACTGAAAAGATTACCGACTATGATTCGAACGTTGCACGCGCGATTTATCTTCCAGAGCGTAATATTTTCATCTGTCCACTAGGAAAAGTGTTAAGGCCCTGTACTTATAATAAAAATAAACATGTTGCCAAATACGATAATACACAAGCCTGTAGACACTGTCCTAAAAAATGTACAAAAATGCGCTATTACCGCGCCGAGCGTGTCATGAAACCGTCAGAATACACCAAGGCCTTCGATGATTCCGACTTATTCCTTCGAAAAGTTCACATCTTTCAAAATAAAGAGATCGTTCGACAAAGAAAGGCCATTGTTGAGCACCCCTTTGGAACCGTAAAACGCGCAATGGGCATCTCCTATCTTTTACTGAAAGGCAAGCAAAAGGTAGAAGGTGAGATTGCGCTTGCTTTTCTTGCCTTTAATCTTAAAAGAGCCATCCATATCATGGGAATCCAGCCATTAATCCAAGCAATCCGAGCATAG